A single region of the Sorex araneus isolate mSorAra2 chromosome 7, mSorAra2.pri, whole genome shotgun sequence genome encodes:
- the LOC101558416 gene encoding tripartite motif-containing protein 75-like: MARCLLDNLPCPVCRQPRQEKRVRANAQLGRLVDLARLPHSSRSSEIEQGEEHRCEEHKQQLSLFCEDDRELLCPLCTQGPAHQDHHVRSVAEAASLSERGSVGISSSEEAAGRGAEARSHPRQEDAKLTEELKKFVGREQEATVVTLEEEKRLQQQLRANLEAYSDHISALKDLLREVSERAVMSEEKVLRGLRGLQQRWESLEPPAVQPLRFRPAAYSLPPLCSALSSVMQRFRERVSLDPRTAHPSLRVSRDLTSVTCVRKRRKGDVDPGPWADATELVVLGREAFASGRHYWEVQVGAKPEWAVGVCTVAPSAQAPAPKRCWTLQRQDGDYLAVGAGAVPLALGDPPAALGVYLDWELGQLSFYNAADRLTSVL; the protein is encoded by the exons GTCTACTGGACAACCTCCCTTGTCCCGTCTGCCGGCAGCCCCGCCAGGAGAAGCGCGTCAGGGCCAACGCCCAGCTGGGAAGGCTGGTGGACCTGGCCCGGCTCCCCCACAGCTCCAGGAGCAGCGAGATAGAGCAGGGAGAGGAGCACAGGTGTGAGGAGCACAAGCAGCAGCTGAGCCTCTTCTGTGAGGATGACCGGGAGCTGCTGTGTCCCCTGTgcacccagggccctgcccaccAGGACCACCACGTCAGGTCGGTGGCCGAGGCagcgtctctctcagagagaggTTCAGTGGGTATATCAAGCTCTGAAGAAGCAGCTGGCAGAGGTGCAGAAGCTAGAAGTCATCCAAGACAGGAAGATGCTAAACTGACAGAGGAA CTCAAGAAGTTTGTGGGACGTGAGCAAGAGGCAACTGTTGTCACGTTGGAAGAAGAGAAACGCCTGCAGCAGCAGCTGCGGGCCAACCTGGAGGCCTACTCGGACCACATCTCGGCGCTGAAAGACCTGCTCCGGGAGGTGTCCGAGAGGGCCGTGATGTCCGAGGAGAAGGTGCTGAGGGGCCTGAGGGGCCTGCAGCAGCGCTGGGAGAGCCTGGAGCCCCCGGCCGTGCAGCCCCTGCGCTTCCGCCCGGCGGCCTACAGCCTCCCTCCGCTGTGCTCGGCGCTCAGCAGCGTCATGCAGAGGTTCCGAGAGCGCGTCAGCCTGGACCCCCGCACGGCCCACCCCAGCCTGCGCGTGTCTCGGGACCTCACGTCGGTGACGTGCGTGCGGAAACGGCGCAAAGGGGACGTGGACCCCGGGCCCTGGGCAGATGCCACcgagctggtggtgctgggccgCGAGGCCTTCGCCTCTGGCCGCCACTACTGGGAGGTGCAGGTGGGCGCCAAGCCCGAGTGGGCCGTGGGCGTGTGCACCGTCGCCCCTTCGGCCCAGGCCCCGGCCCCCAAGAGATGCTGGACGCTGCAGCGGCAGGACGGCGACTACCTGGCCGTGGGCGCGGGGGCCGTGCCTCTGGCCCTCGGGGACCCGCCCGCGGCCCTCGGCGTGTACCTGGACTGGGAGCTGGGCCAGCTCTCCTTCTACAACGCCGCCGACAGGCTCACATCTGTTCTCTGA
- the LOC101558145 gene encoding tripartite motif-containing protein 60-like: MVSVSAEMETALEDLQAEASCFLCNDYLKNPVTITCGHNFCFSCINKFWEDLKGIFPCPICRICLRRKKFRRNIQLGNLTEAAKLLQKRKSKRRKQKEKVVCQKHNLVLAFFCEQDLEVLCSQCSFSSDHKKHRIWPVERAAPYFKKRLERCAESWKKKVRQLEKVRIIQNRKALELKKQVEHARGEIQSECERLKFYLQTERETILQQLEEEEMAIETKLRENRTQCSEYASSLNRLLKDIKSQSALALLTNVNGIYHAYKTLKSPELFSFQLKEYSYHFPPQYSGLDRIIKRFEVDVVLDPETAHHDLTVSEDRKTVRYGRTQQNSTHNPRKFYLFPAVLGSKGYNAGRHYWQVEVKDKVGWIVGVCKETFLGRNNAPNQGFSAQDGLWGIGRWDMGDYIALGPQRIDLLPVVMPMKIGVFLDCDLGEVSFYNLSDKSHLYTFKVCFLDALWPYFYAGTDPKPLMICPVRDSE, encoded by the coding sequence ATGGTCTCTGTGTCAGCGGAGATGGAAACAGCCCTGGAAGATCTCCAAGCAGAAGCTAGCTGTTTCCTCTGTAACGACTACTTGAAGAACCCAGTGACCATTACTTGTGGCCACAACTTCTGTTTCTCTTGCATCAATAAGTTCTGGGAGGATCTAAAGGGTATCTTTCCCTGCCCTATTTGTCGAATTTGCCTTCGAAGAAAGAAATTCAGGAGGAACATCCAACTGGGTAATTTGACTGAAGCTGCTAAGCtgctccagaaaagaaaaagcaagaggaggaagcagaaagaaaaggtTGTTTGTCAAAAGCACAATCTGGTGCTTGCCTTTTTCTGTGAGCAAGACCTGGAGGTTTTATGCTCACAGTGCAGTTTCTCCTCGGATCACAAGAAACATCGCATTTGGCCTGTCGAGAGGGCCGCTCCCTATTTTAAGAAAAGATTGGAACGTTGTGCTGAGTCGTGGAAGAAGAAAGTGAGGCAACTAGAAAAAGTCAGGATTATACAAAACAGAAAAGCTTTGGAGTTGAAAAAACAGGTAGAACACGCAAGAGGCGAGATACAGTCTGAATGTGAGCGACTCAAATTCTACCTCCAAACCGAGCGAGAAACTATTCTTCAGCagttggaagaggaggagatggCCATCGAAACCAAACTGCGTGAAAACCGAACACAATGTTCCGAATATGCCTCCTCATTAAATCGTCTGTTAAAGGACATAAAGAGTCAATCAGCGCTGGCATTACTGACAAACGTTAACGGGATCTACCATGCCTATAAAACCTTAAAGTCCCCTGAGCTTTTTTCATTTCAGTTAAAGGAATATAGTTACCATTTCCCACCCCAATATTCTGGCCTAGACAGAATTATCAAGCGATTTGAAGTAGATGTAGTTCTAGATCCAGAAACAGCACATCATGATCTTACTGTCTCAGAAGATAGGAAAACTGTGCGATATGGAAGAACACAGCAAAATTCAACTCATAACCCACGGAAATTCTATCTCTTCCCAGCTGTTCTGGGTTCCAAGGGTTATAATGCTGGCAGGCACTACTGGCAGGTGGAAGTGAAGGACAAAGTTGGATGGATCGTGGGTGTCTGTAAAGAGACTTTTCTCGGAAGGAACAATGCACCGAATCAAGGTTTTTCAGCACAAGATGGATTATGGGGCATTGGACGCTGGGATATGGGTGATTATATTGCGTTAGGGCCTCAAAGAATTGATCTCCTGCCAGTCGTCATGCCTATGAAGATTGGCGTTTTTTTAGACTGTGATTTGGGTGAAGTTTCCTTTTACAATTTGAGTGACAAATCTCATCTGTATACctttaaagtttgttttctgGATGCACTTTGGCCTTATTTCTATGCTGGAACTGACCCCAAACCCCTGATGATATGTCCAGTAAGAGATTCTGAATAA